A DNA window from Argiope bruennichi chromosome X2, qqArgBrue1.1, whole genome shotgun sequence contains the following coding sequences:
- the LOC129960722 gene encoding ninjurin-1-like isoform X2, whose amino-acid sequence MTKREREREREREREHDHDHEKSCPLDANIYATRKTVAQGMMDIALLTANASQLKHVLATADTHDYYLINLVLIGSSMTLQILVGILLVVVGRWNINKRKEQSVANVTNNVIVILIFLITVVNVLITAFGDEEPDYVITQKQWQEPRKEYLSDDMHRLDRELKSASNSTEM is encoded by the exons AGAGAACGTGAACGAGAAAGAGAGCGTGAACATGATCATGATCACGAAAAGTCATGTCCGTTGGATGCCAACATCTATGCTACTCGCAAGACAGTAGCTCAAGGCATGATGGACATAGCTTTACTGACAGCTAACGCTTCCCAGCTGAAACATGTTTTGGCTACTGCTGATACTCACGATTATTATCTCATTAATCTTGTTCTCATTGGAAGTTCCATGACTCTACAG atttTGGTTGGAATTTTGTTGGTAGTTGTAGGTCGATGGAATATAAATAAACGAAAAGAGCAGAGTGTCGCCAACGTCACGAATAATGTAATTGTCATCTTGATTTTTCTAATCACCGTGGTTAATGTTCTGATCACTGCATTTGGAGATGAAGAACCAGATTATGTTATAACTCAGAAGCAATGGCAAGAACCCAGAAAAGAATATTTGAGTGACGATATGCATCGCCTCGATCGAGAACTTAAATCAGCTTCAAACAGTACAGAAATGTAA
- the LOC129960722 gene encoding ninjurin-1-like isoform X1 has product MSTEPELLFRMQREREREREREHDHDHEKSCPLDANIYATRKTVAQGMMDIALLTANASQLKHVLATADTHDYYLINLVLIGSSMTLQILVGILLVVVGRWNINKRKEQSVANVTNNVIVILIFLITVVNVLITAFGDEEPDYVITQKQWQEPRKEYLSDDMHRLDRELKSASNSTEM; this is encoded by the exons AGAGAACGTGAACGAGAAAGAGAGCGTGAACATGATCATGATCACGAAAAGTCATGTCCGTTGGATGCCAACATCTATGCTACTCGCAAGACAGTAGCTCAAGGCATGATGGACATAGCTTTACTGACAGCTAACGCTTCCCAGCTGAAACATGTTTTGGCTACTGCTGATACTCACGATTATTATCTCATTAATCTTGTTCTCATTGGAAGTTCCATGACTCTACAG atttTGGTTGGAATTTTGTTGGTAGTTGTAGGTCGATGGAATATAAATAAACGAAAAGAGCAGAGTGTCGCCAACGTCACGAATAATGTAATTGTCATCTTGATTTTTCTAATCACCGTGGTTAATGTTCTGATCACTGCATTTGGAGATGAAGAACCAGATTATGTTATAACTCAGAAGCAATGGCAAGAACCCAGAAAAGAATATTTGAGTGACGATATGCATCGCCTCGATCGAGAACTTAAATCAGCTTCAAACAGTACAGAAATGTAA